In one Pseudomonas sp. 31-12 genomic region, the following are encoded:
- a CDS encoding RNA pyrophosphohydrolase, which translates to MIDPDGFRPNVGIILTNDAGQVLWARRINQDAWQFPQGGINPQETPEDALYRELNEEVGLEREDVEILACTRGWLRYRLPQRLVRTHSQPLCIGQKQKWFLLRLISNEQRVRMDLTGKPEFDGWRWVSYWYPLGQVVTFKREVYRRALKELAPRLLTRD; encoded by the coding sequence GTGATCGACCCCGATGGTTTCCGCCCCAATGTCGGGATCATTCTCACGAATGATGCCGGACAGGTGCTATGGGCTCGCCGTATCAATCAAGATGCCTGGCAGTTTCCACAGGGCGGGATCAACCCCCAGGAGACGCCGGAAGACGCCTTGTATCGCGAGTTGAACGAAGAAGTGGGTCTTGAGCGCGAAGATGTTGAAATTCTCGCCTGCACCCGGGGCTGGTTGCGCTATCGTTTGCCGCAACGTCTGGTCAGGACGCACAGCCAACCGCTGTGCATCGGCCAGAAACAGAAATGGTTTCTCCTGCGCCTGATCTCCAACGAGCAGCGGGTGCGGATGGATTTGACCGGTAAACCGGAGTTCGATGGCTGGCGCTGGGTCAGTTATTGGTATCCGTTGGGCCAGGTGGTGACATTCAAGCGCGAGGTGTATCGACGCGCTCTCAAAGAGCTTGCCCCGCGCCTTTTAACGCGCGACTGA
- a CDS encoding HAD family phosphatase, whose protein sequence is MRLALFDLDNTLLGGDSDHAWGDYLCERGFLDAVAYKARNDEFYQDYLAGKLDNDAYLNFCLEVLGRTEMATLDQWHLDYMRDCIEPIVLPKAIELLAKHRDAGDKLVIITATNRFVTGPIAARLGVETLIATECEMIDGRYSGRSTDVPCFREGKVTRLIRWLEETGHNLEDSYFYSDSMNDLPLLEQVANPIAVDPDPNLRAEAEKRGWPVISLRG, encoded by the coding sequence ATGCGGCTGGCTTTATTCGACTTGGACAACACGCTTTTGGGCGGTGACAGCGACCACGCCTGGGGCGATTACCTGTGCGAGCGCGGTTTCCTCGACGCCGTCGCCTACAAGGCACGCAACGACGAGTTCTATCAGGATTACCTGGCCGGCAAGCTGGATAACGATGCCTACCTGAACTTCTGCCTGGAAGTCCTCGGCCGCACCGAGATGGCCACGCTGGATCAATGGCACCTGGATTACATGCGCGATTGCATCGAGCCGATTGTGCTGCCCAAGGCTATTGAATTGTTGGCCAAGCACCGTGACGCTGGCGACAAATTGGTGATCATCACCGCGACCAACCGCTTCGTTACCGGGCCGATTGCAGCACGCTTAGGCGTTGAGACCCTGATCGCCACCGAATGCGAAATGATCGACGGCCGTTACAGCGGGCGTAGCACCGATGTCCCATGCTTCCGTGAAGGCAAGGTGACCCGGTTGATTCGCTGGCTGGAAGAGACCGGCCACAATCTGGAAGACAGCTATTTCTACAGCGATTCGATGAATGACCTGCCGTTGCTGGAGCAAGTGGCGAATCCGATCGCTGTCGATCCGGATCCTAATTTGCGGGCCGAGGCTGAGAAGCGGGGTTGGCCGGTGATTTCGTTGCGCGGCTGA
- a CDS encoding DUF2269 domain-containing protein, translating to METLTALKMAHTAATAILLGCALGLGIWVWQTRRNGDATAAARTLQRPRVFVWLLMGLALLSMPFTGWWMVHLVGWPLGQTWLLASSVLYTVAALGWFWLLVRLNKLRKAPAGNGKFTFALALFSFVCFIAIAGLMGAKPV from the coding sequence ATGGAAACGTTAACCGCCCTGAAAATGGCGCACACCGCGGCGACGGCAATATTGTTGGGCTGTGCGCTGGGCTTGGGGATATGGGTTTGGCAAACGCGGCGTAATGGCGATGCGACTGCTGCGGCACGCACGCTGCAGCGGCCGCGAGTGTTTGTCTGGCTGCTGATGGGCCTGGCGTTGCTGAGCATGCCGTTCACCGGCTGGTGGATGGTGCATCTGGTGGGCTGGCCGTTGGGGCAGACCTGGCTGCTGGCTTCCAGTGTGCTCTACACCGTGGCGGCGTTGGGCTGGTTCTGGTTGCTGGTGCGACTGAACAAGTTGCGCAAGGCGCCGGCGGGGAACGGCAAGTTCACCTTTGCCCTCGCACTGTTCAGCTTTGTTTGTTTCATCGCGATTGCGGGTTTGATGGGCGCCAAGCCGGTTTAA
- the ilvA gene encoding threonine ammonia-lyase, biosynthetic, which yields MLEQYVKKILTSRVYDVAVETPLQTARQLSERLGNSIWLKREDLQPVFSFKIRGAYNKLTQLSDEERARGVVTASAGNHAQGLALAAKVLGVKATIVMPKTTPEIKVEGVRSRGGKVVLHGDSFPEALAYSLKLVDEKGYVYIHPYDDPHTIAGQGTVAMEILRQHPGRLDAIFVPVGGGGLIAGIAAYVKYLRPEIKIIGVEPDDSNCLQAAMAAGERVVLPTVGLFADGVAVAQIGQHTFDICKDYVDEVITVSTDEICAAIKDIYDDTRSITEPAGALSVAGIKKYVEQRGVTGHTFVAIDSGANVNFDRLRHVAERAELGEGREAIIAVTIPEKPGSFKAFCEAIGKRQITEFNYRYNTGSEAHIFVGVQTHPETDPRSALIASLGEQGFPVLDLTDNELAKLHIRHMVGGRAAHVVDEVILRFEFPERPGALFNFLNKLGGRWNISMFHYRNHGAADGRVVAGLQVPHDERHLVPAALEEIGYPYWDESDNPAYQLFLG from the coding sequence ATGCTCGAACAGTACGTCAAAAAGATCCTCACCTCGCGCGTTTATGACGTTGCCGTAGAAACCCCATTGCAGACGGCCCGCCAGCTCTCCGAGCGGCTGGGCAACTCCATTTGGCTCAAGCGCGAAGACTTGCAGCCGGTGTTCTCGTTCAAGATTCGCGGTGCCTACAACAAGCTGACCCAACTGAGCGATGAAGAGCGCGCTCGCGGTGTGGTCACCGCTTCGGCGGGTAACCACGCGCAGGGCCTGGCCCTGGCGGCGAAAGTGCTGGGCGTGAAAGCCACCATCGTCATGCCCAAGACCACCCCGGAAATCAAGGTCGAAGGCGTGCGTTCCCGCGGCGGCAAAGTGGTGCTGCACGGGGATTCGTTCCCGGAAGCCCTGGCCTACTCGCTGAAACTGGTCGACGAAAAAGGCTACGTCTACATCCACCCGTACGACGATCCCCACACCATTGCCGGGCAGGGCACGGTGGCCATGGAGATTCTGCGCCAGCACCCGGGGCGTCTGGATGCGATTTTCGTTCCGGTGGGCGGTGGCGGATTGATCGCCGGGATCGCGGCGTACGTGAAGTACCTACGGCCTGAAATCAAGATCATCGGCGTCGAGCCGGACGATTCCAACTGCCTGCAAGCGGCTATGGCGGCCGGCGAGCGTGTGGTACTGCCGACCGTGGGCCTCTTTGCCGATGGCGTCGCCGTGGCGCAGATCGGTCAGCACACCTTCGATATCTGCAAAGACTACGTCGATGAAGTGATCACCGTCAGCACCGACGAGATCTGCGCGGCGATCAAGGATATCTACGACGATACCCGCTCGATCACCGAACCTGCCGGCGCCCTGAGCGTGGCCGGGATCAAAAAGTACGTCGAGCAACGCGGCGTCACCGGACACACCTTCGTGGCTATCGACTCCGGCGCCAACGTCAACTTCGACCGCCTGCGCCACGTCGCCGAGCGCGCCGAGTTGGGCGAGGGTCGCGAGGCGATCATCGCTGTGACCATCCCCGAGAAACCGGGCAGCTTCAAGGCGTTCTGCGAAGCCATCGGCAAGCGCCAGATCACCGAATTCAACTACCGCTACAACACTGGCAGCGAAGCGCACATCTTCGTCGGCGTGCAGACGCATCCGGAAACCGACCCGCGCAGCGCGCTGATCGCCAGCCTCGGCGAGCAGGGTTTCCCGGTGCTGGACCTGACCGACAACGAACTGGCCAAGTTGCACATCCGCCACATGGTGGGCGGTCGCGCGGCCCACGTGGTCGATGAAGTGATCCTGCGCTTCGAATTCCCGGAGCGTCCGGGCGCGCTGTTCAACTTCCTCAACAAGCTCGGCGGGCGCTGGAACATCTCGATGTTCCACTACCGCAACCACGGCGCGGCCGATGGCCGTGTGGTCGCGGGCCTGCAAGTGCCTCACGATGAACGTCACCTGGTTCCTGCGGCGCTGGAAGAAATCGGCTACCCGTACTGGGATGAAAGTGATAACCCGGCCTATCAGCTGTTTCTCGGCTGA
- the rpiA gene encoding ribose-5-phosphate isomerase RpiA has product MTQDQLKQAVAQAAVDFILPKLDDKSVVGVGTGSTANCFIDALAKHKGAFDGAVASSEATAARLKGHGIPVYELNTVSDLEFYVDGADESDAHLNLIKGGGAALTREKIVAAVAKTFICIADGSKLVPVLGAFPLPVEVIPMARSHVARELVKLGGDPVYREGVLTDNGNIILDVFNMQITNPVELETQINAIVGVVTNGLFAARPADLLLLGTSEGVKTLRAQ; this is encoded by the coding sequence ATGACCCAGGATCAACTCAAACAGGCAGTGGCTCAGGCCGCCGTCGACTTCATCCTTCCGAAACTCGACGACAAGAGCGTCGTCGGGGTCGGCACCGGCTCCACCGCCAACTGCTTCATCGACGCCCTGGCCAAGCACAAAGGCGCGTTCGATGGCGCGGTCGCCAGTTCCGAAGCCACCGCTGCCCGCCTCAAGGGCCACGGCATTCCGGTGTATGAGCTGAACACCGTCAGCGACCTGGAGTTCTACGTCGACGGCGCCGATGAAAGCGACGCGCACCTGAACCTGATCAAGGGCGGCGGCGCAGCCCTGACCCGCGAGAAGATTGTCGCGGCCGTGGCCAAGACCTTTATCTGCATCGCCGATGGCAGCAAACTGGTGCCGGTACTTGGCGCGTTCCCGCTGCCGGTCGAAGTGATCCCGATGGCCCGCAGCCACGTGGCTCGCGAGCTGGTGAAGCTCGGTGGCGACCCGGTTTACCGTGAAGGCGTGCTGACCGACAACGGCAACATCATCCTCGACGTGTTCAACATGCAGATCACCAACCCGGTTGAGCTGGAGACGCAGATCAACGCGATCGTTGGCGTGGTCACCAATGGTCTGTTCGCGGCGCGTCCGGCGGATTTGCTGCTGCTGGGCACCAGCGAAGGTGTGAAAACCCTGCGCGCCCAGTAA
- a CDS encoding SdiA-regulated domain-containing protein: protein MRRLARPKPLILILTVIALVVLVAIGQYMRLFERAWFNLHTLWQPLSSESIGLDQYRVEIEARVIDGLNDDVSALTFDPVRKSLFTVTNKNAELIELSLDGRIIRRISLVGFGDPEAVEFISADTYVITDEREQRLIKIHLEKDTTFLDAADAEQMTLGVHMSGNKGFEGLAYDSVGKRLFVAKERDPMLIYEVQGFPHYNPEKSYAVHVVNNPKRDAGMFVRDLSSLQYDERSGHLLALSDESRLILELDVDGRPLSTMSLSKGRQGLQKTVPQAEGIAMDDDGTMYLVSEPNLFYVFKKPPQP from the coding sequence ATGCGCCGACTTGCCCGTCCCAAACCCCTTATTTTGATCCTGACAGTGATTGCCTTGGTCGTGCTGGTTGCGATCGGCCAATACATGCGTCTGTTCGAGCGCGCCTGGTTCAACCTGCACACCCTCTGGCAACCGCTGAGCAGCGAGTCCATCGGTCTGGATCAATATCGGGTGGAAATCGAAGCCCGGGTCATCGATGGGCTGAACGACGACGTGTCGGCGCTGACCTTCGATCCGGTGCGCAAAAGCCTGTTCACCGTCACCAACAAAAACGCCGAGCTGATCGAGCTGTCGCTGGACGGTCGGATCATTCGACGCATTTCACTGGTGGGCTTCGGTGATCCGGAGGCGGTGGAGTTCATCAGCGCCGACACTTACGTGATCACCGATGAGCGCGAGCAACGGCTGATCAAGATTCATCTGGAAAAGGACACCACATTCCTCGACGCGGCAGACGCCGAGCAGATGACTCTTGGTGTGCACATGAGCGGCAACAAGGGTTTCGAAGGCCTGGCTTACGACTCGGTGGGCAAGCGCTTGTTTGTCGCCAAGGAACGCGACCCGATGCTGATCTACGAAGTGCAGGGCTTCCCGCATTACAACCCGGAGAAATCCTACGCGGTGCACGTGGTCAACAACCCCAAGCGCGATGCCGGGATGTTCGTGCGGGACCTGTCGAGCCTGCAATACGACGAGCGCAGCGGCCATTTGCTGGCGCTGTCCGACGAGTCGCGACTGATTCTGGAACTGGATGTGGACGGGCGACCGCTGAGCACCATGTCACTGAGCAAGGGGCGTCAGGGTTTGCAGAAGACAGTGCCGCAGGCGGAAGGCATCGCGATGGATGACGATGGCACGATGTACCTCGTCAGCGAACCCAACCTGTTCTACGTCTTCAAGAAACCACCGCAGCCCTGA
- a CDS encoding SdiA-regulated domain-containing protein, with the protein MASRPLPTVKTARRSRFVMRWYSWLLLVAAAAYGLAFAMHWDDRGVLWLRERFESPDERQESIWLPDYRAVIDAKLLPGMEKDEASDLAYDPQTKTLFSVMGKNPFLVELSLQGDVLRKMPLVGWSNPEGLTVMGNGMLAIVDEREHMLSIVKVDADTRELKIANFPKYDLGPSKDQNKAFEAIVYDSRNQQILLGEERPPALFSWKSDGSQALKGDKQKLANDELDIRNLSGLAIDPRTGHTLVLSADSHLLLELDEKGEQVSFMTLLGGFNGLKKTIPRAEGVTMDDAGTLYMVSEPNLFYRFEKQK; encoded by the coding sequence ATGGCCTCTCGACCGCTGCCCACTGTCAAAACTGCCCGCCGCTCGCGCTTCGTCATGCGTTGGTATTCCTGGCTTTTGCTGGTGGCCGCCGCCGCTTATGGCCTCGCCTTTGCGATGCATTGGGATGATCGCGGTGTGCTCTGGCTGCGTGAGCGCTTTGAAAGCCCGGACGAGCGTCAGGAAAGTATCTGGCTGCCGGATTACCGCGCGGTGATCGACGCCAAGCTGCTGCCGGGCATGGAGAAGGACGAAGCGTCGGACCTGGCCTACGACCCGCAAACCAAAACCCTGTTTTCGGTCATGGGCAAGAACCCGTTCCTCGTTGAGCTGAGCTTGCAGGGCGACGTCCTGCGCAAGATGCCGCTGGTGGGCTGGAGCAACCCGGAAGGCCTGACCGTGATGGGCAACGGCATGCTGGCCATCGTCGATGAGCGTGAACACATGCTCTCCATCGTCAAGGTCGATGCCGACACTCGCGAACTGAAAATCGCCAACTTCCCGAAATACGACCTCGGCCCTTCGAAGGACCAGAACAAGGCCTTCGAAGCCATCGTCTATGACTCGCGCAATCAGCAAATCCTCCTGGGTGAGGAGCGTCCGCCGGCGCTGTTCAGCTGGAAAAGCGACGGCAGCCAGGCCCTCAAGGGCGACAAGCAGAAACTCGCCAATGACGAACTGGACATCCGCAACCTGTCGGGACTGGCCATCGACCCGCGCACAGGCCACACCCTGGTGCTGTCCGCCGATTCACACTTGTTGCTGGAGCTGGACGAGAAGGGTGAGCAGGTCAGCTTCATGACCTTGCTGGGCGGCTTCAACGGCTTGAAGAAGACCATTCCCCGTGCCGAAGGCGTGACCATGGACGATGCGGGCACGCTGTACATGGTGAGTGAGCCGAACCTGTTCTACCGTTTCGAAAAGCAGAAATAG
- a CDS encoding fumarylacetoacetate hydrolase family protein has translation MSYQHQYVDGTRIHFPLGKVVCIGRNYAEHAKELDNPVPTEPLLFIKPGSCVVPLEGGFSIPIERGSVHYEAEIAVLIGKPLSTKPSREEVLDAISGFAPALDLTLRDKQAELKSKGLPWEIAKSFDGAAVIAPFVSGSTFADLADIGIRLTINGEVRQDGNSSAMLNPIVPMIQHMAGCFSLQAGDVILTGTPVGVGPLNVGDELVIELPGASRFTSSVR, from the coding sequence ATGAGCTATCAGCACCAGTATGTCGACGGTACGCGTATTCATTTCCCGCTGGGGAAAGTGGTGTGCATCGGCCGTAACTACGCCGAACACGCCAAGGAACTGGATAATCCGGTGCCTACCGAGCCGCTGCTGTTCATCAAGCCGGGCAGTTGCGTGGTGCCGCTGGAAGGCGGTTTCAGCATTCCGATCGAGCGCGGCTCGGTGCATTACGAAGCGGAAATCGCGGTGTTGATCGGCAAGCCGTTGTCGACCAAGCCAAGCCGTGAAGAAGTGCTGGATGCGATTTCCGGTTTCGCCCCGGCCCTGGACCTGACGCTGCGCGACAAGCAGGCCGAGCTGAAATCCAAGGGCCTGCCGTGGGAAATCGCCAAGTCCTTCGACGGTGCAGCGGTGATTGCGCCGTTCGTGTCCGGCAGCACCTTCGCCGACCTGGCCGACATCGGCATTCGCCTGACCATCAATGGCGAAGTGCGCCAGGACGGCAACAGCAGCGCCATGCTTAACCCGATCGTGCCGATGATCCAGCACATGGCCGGCTGCTTCTCGCTGCAGGCCGGTGACGTGATCCTGACCGGCACGCCGGTGGGTGTTGGTCCGCTGAATGTCGGTGATGAACTGGTAATCGAATTGCCGGGCGCCAGCCGCTTCACCAGCAGCGTCCGCTAA
- a CDS encoding FAD-binding oxidoreductase, translating into MTNPALIDELKTLVEPGKVLTDADSLNAYGKDWTKHFAPAPTAIVFPKTTEQVQAIVRWANEHKVALVPSGGRTGLSAAAVAANGEVVVSFDYMNQILEVNLTDRTAVCQPGVVTEHLQNVAEEKGLYYPVDFASAGSSQIGGNIGTNAGGIKVIRYGMTRNWVAGMKVVTGKGDLLELNRDLIKNATGYDLRQLFIGAEGTLGFVVEATMRLDRAPKNLTAMVLGTADFDSIMPVLHAFQSKLDLTAFEFFSDKALAKVMARGDVPAAFETDCPFYALLEFEATTEEVANHALETFEHCVEQGWVLDGVMSQSETQLQNLWKLREYISETISHWTPYKNDISVTVSKVPAFLKEIDAIVGEHYPDFEIVWFGHIGDGNLHLNILKPENLSKDEFFAKCATVNKWVFETVEKYNGSISAEHGVGMTKRDYLTYSRSPVEIEYMKAVKAVFDPNGIMNPGKIFAV; encoded by the coding sequence ATGACCAATCCTGCCCTGATTGATGAGCTGAAGACCCTGGTTGAGCCTGGCAAGGTGCTGACCGACGCCGACTCCCTGAATGCTTACGGCAAGGATTGGACCAAGCATTTCGCCCCAGCCCCGACCGCCATCGTGTTCCCCAAGACCACCGAGCAGGTCCAGGCCATTGTCCGTTGGGCCAATGAGCACAAGGTGGCGCTGGTACCGTCCGGGGGGCGTACCGGTCTTTCCGCCGCTGCCGTGGCCGCGAATGGCGAAGTGGTTGTCTCGTTCGACTACATGAACCAGATTCTCGAGGTGAACCTCACCGACCGCACGGCCGTGTGCCAGCCAGGTGTGGTCACCGAGCATTTGCAGAACGTCGCCGAAGAAAAAGGCTTGTACTACCCGGTGGACTTCGCATCGGCAGGTTCGAGCCAGATTGGCGGCAATATCGGCACCAATGCCGGCGGGATCAAGGTGATTCGCTACGGCATGACCCGCAACTGGGTGGCCGGCATGAAAGTCGTCACCGGCAAGGGTGATCTGCTGGAGCTGAACCGCGACCTGATCAAGAACGCCACCGGCTACGACCTGCGTCAGCTGTTCATCGGCGCTGAAGGCACACTCGGTTTTGTCGTCGAAGCGACCATGCGCCTCGACCGTGCCCCGAAAAACCTCACCGCGATGGTCCTCGGCACTGCCGATTTCGACTCGATCATGCCGGTGTTGCATGCGTTCCAGAGCAAACTCGACCTGACCGCTTTCGAATTCTTCTCCGACAAAGCCCTGGCCAAGGTCATGGCCCGCGGCGACGTACCGGCGGCGTTTGAAACCGATTGCCCGTTCTATGCGCTGCTGGAATTCGAAGCGACCACTGAAGAAGTGGCCAACCACGCCCTGGAAACCTTCGAGCACTGCGTCGAGCAGGGCTGGGTGCTGGACGGCGTGATGAGCCAGAGTGAAACCCAGTTGCAAAACCTGTGGAAGCTGCGCGAGTACATCTCCGAAACCATTTCCCACTGGACGCCGTACAAGAACGACATTTCGGTCACCGTGTCGAAAGTCCCTGCGTTCCTGAAAGAAATCGACGCGATCGTCGGCGAACACTACCCGGACTTCGAAATCGTCTGGTTCGGTCACATCGGCGACGGCAACCTGCACTTGAACATCCTCAAGCCGGAAAACCTGAGCAAGGACGAGTTCTTCGCCAAGTGCGCGACCGTCAACAAGTGGGTGTTCGAGACCGTCGAGAAGTACAACGGCTCGATTTCCGCCGAGCACGGCGTGGGCATGACCAAGCGTGATTACTTGACCTACAGCCGCTCGCCGGTTGAGATCGAGTACATGAAAGCCGTCAAGGCGGTGTTCGACCCGAACGGGATCATGAACCCGGGCAAAATCTTCGCTGTTTGA
- the serA gene encoding phosphoglycerate dehydrogenase: MSKTSLDKSKIKFLLLEGVHQSAVDVLKSAGYTSIEYLTGSLPEAQLKEKIADAHFIGIRSRTQLTEEIFDHAKKLVAVGCFCIGTNQVDLNAARERGIAVFNAPYSNTRSVAELVLAEAILLLRGIPEKNASCHRGGWIKSAANSFEIRGKKLGIVGYGSIGTQLSVLAEGLGMQVYFYDTVTKLPLGNATQVGNLHDLLGMSDIVTLHVPETAATQWMIGEKEIRAIKKGGILINAARGTVVELDALADAIKDKHLIGAAIDVFPVEPRSNDEEFESPLRGLDNVILTPHIGGSTAEAQANIGLEVAEKLVKYSDNGTSVSSVNFPEVALPAHPGKHRLLHIHENIPGVMSEINKVFAENGINISGQFLQTNEKVGYVVIDVDADYSEIAQEKLQHINGTIRCRVLF; the protein is encoded by the coding sequence ATGAGCAAGACTTCTCTCGATAAGAGCAAGATCAAGTTCCTTCTTCTCGAAGGCGTCCACCAATCGGCTGTCGACGTTCTCAAGTCGGCGGGCTACACCAGCATCGAGTACCTCACCGGTTCTCTGCCGGAAGCCCAGCTGAAGGAAAAGATCGCTGATGCGCACTTCATCGGCATTCGCTCTCGCACTCAACTGACCGAAGAGATCTTCGATCACGCGAAGAAACTGGTGGCTGTCGGCTGTTTCTGCATCGGCACCAACCAGGTCGACCTGAACGCGGCTCGCGAACGCGGCATCGCGGTGTTCAACGCACCGTACTCCAACACTCGCTCCGTTGCCGAGCTGGTGCTGGCCGAAGCGATCCTGTTGCTGCGCGGCATTCCTGAGAAAAACGCTTCCTGCCACCGTGGCGGCTGGATCAAGAGCGCGGCTAACTCCTTCGAGATCCGCGGCAAGAAGCTGGGCATCGTCGGTTACGGCTCGATCGGTACGCAATTGTCGGTCCTGGCGGAAGGCCTGGGCATGCAGGTGTACTTCTACGACACCGTGACCAAGCTGCCACTGGGCAACGCCACTCAGGTCGGCAACCTGCACGATCTGCTGGGCATGTCCGACATCGTCACCCTGCACGTTCCGGAAACCGCGGCGACCCAGTGGATGATCGGCGAGAAGGAAATCCGCGCCATCAAGAAGGGCGGCATCCTGATCAACGCGGCTCGCGGCACCGTGGTCGAACTGGACGCTCTGGCGGACGCGATCAAGGACAAGCACCTGATCGGCGCGGCCATCGACGTGTTCCCGGTGGAGCCTCGCTCCAACGACGAAGAGTTCGAAAGCCCGCTGCGTGGCCTGGACAACGTGATCCTGACCCCGCACATCGGCGGTTCCACCGCTGAAGCGCAAGCCAACATCGGCCTGGAAGTGGCAGAGAAACTGGTCAAGTACAGCGACAACGGTACGTCGGTATCGTCCGTGAACTTCCCGGAAGTGGCCCTGCCGGCTCACCCTGGCAAGCACCGCCTGCTGCACATCCACGAGAACATCCCGGGTGTGATGAGCGAGATCAACAAGGTCTTCGCCGAAAACGGCATCAACATCTCCGGTCAGTTCCTGCAGACCAACGAGAAAGTCGGCTACGTGGTGATCGACGTCGACGCCGATTACTCGGAAATTGCCCAAGAGAAGCTGCAGCACATCAACGGCACCATTCGTTGCCGCGTGTTGTTCTGA
- a CDS encoding DUF4399 domain-containing protein, with protein MKTFMSRAALTGLLMGVSVLASAATPAPKGAEVSIVSPEDGGTVPQTFKVKFAVENVALAPAGDTTKNTGHHHLLIDAKDVVAAGAVIPADANHVHFGKAQTETELTLTPGKHTLQLELGDMNHMAFDPPIVSEKITVNVK; from the coding sequence ATGAAAACGTTTATGTCACGTGCTGCGTTGACTGGCCTGCTGATGGGCGTTTCGGTGCTGGCCAGTGCGGCTACACCGGCACCCAAGGGTGCTGAAGTGTCCATTGTTTCTCCTGAAGATGGTGGGACTGTCCCGCAAACTTTCAAAGTCAAATTCGCTGTTGAGAACGTTGCGTTGGCGCCAGCGGGCGATACCACCAAGAATACTGGTCACCACCATTTGCTGATTGATGCCAAGGATGTCGTGGCTGCAGGGGCAGTCATCCCGGCAGATGCCAATCACGTTCATTTCGGCAAGGCGCAAACCGAAACCGAGCTGACGCTGACACCTGGCAAGCACACCTTGCAGTTGGAGTTGGGCGACATGAACCATATGGCCTTCGATCCACCGATCGTCTCCGAGAAGATCACCGTCAACGTTAAGTAA
- a CDS encoding transporter substrate-binding domain-containing protein, translating into MRFLPGLICLLPLLSPLAHAELIDDVFDRGELRIALEANTPPFNFKDDGKLTGFEVELGQLLASELDVRADFVVTDSNDLLPGVETGKYDIAINHIAMTPELKDRFDFTEPYIHTDAPLIAQKEEEPRSILLVQSLTEEKPKAAPAVDLAIPFQKGNPAFQASLEAALKRIKADGRLGALEQKWFGAEASVAPKP; encoded by the coding sequence ATGCGTTTTTTGCCTGGCCTGATCTGCCTGCTACCCCTTTTGAGCCCTTTGGCTCATGCCGAACTGATTGACGATGTATTCGACCGCGGCGAATTGCGAATTGCTCTTGAGGCTAATACACCGCCCTTCAATTTCAAGGACGACGGCAAGCTCACCGGTTTCGAAGTCGAATTGGGCCAACTGCTGGCCAGTGAGCTGGATGTGCGGGCCGACTTTGTCGTCACTGATTCCAATGATCTGTTGCCCGGTGTTGAAACCGGTAAATACGACATCGCCATCAACCACATAGCAATGACCCCGGAACTGAAAGATCGTTTCGACTTCACCGAGCCTTACATTCACACCGATGCGCCATTGATCGCGCAGAAGGAAGAAGAGCCACGTTCGATCCTGCTGGTGCAGTCGCTGACGGAAGAAAAGCCGAAAGCCGCCCCGGCTGTGGACCTGGCGATTCCGTTTCAGAAAGGCAATCCGGCATTTCAAGCGAGCCTGGAAGCTGCTTTGAAGCGGATCAAGGCGGATGGGCGACTGGGGGCACTGGAGCAGAAATGGTTTGGGGCGGAGGCGAGTGTGGCGCCCAAACCTTGA
- a CDS encoding DUF523 domain-containing protein, with translation MQKILVSRCLLGHRVRYDGGASGPFDQLQQWLDEGRVVPLCPEVAGGLPTPRAAAEIPGGQGGEVLDGHASVINTEGEDVSAEFLSGAYQALELVQKHGIRIAVLKANSPSCGNLLTYDGTFSGVKVSGEGVTAALLRRHGVQVFSELEMVEVAVALGALG, from the coding sequence ATGCAGAAAATTCTGGTAAGCCGCTGCCTGCTGGGCCACCGCGTGCGGTACGACGGCGGGGCGAGCGGGCCGTTCGATCAGCTGCAGCAGTGGCTTGATGAGGGGCGGGTGGTGCCGCTGTGCCCAGAGGTTGCCGGTGGTTTGCCGACACCCAGGGCCGCGGCGGAAATTCCGGGCGGGCAGGGCGGTGAAGTGCTGGATGGCCACGCCTCTGTGATCAACACCGAGGGAGAGGACGTGAGTGCCGAGTTTCTTTCGGGGGCCTATCAGGCGTTGGAACTGGTGCAAAAGCACGGCATCCGGATTGCGGTGCTCAAGGCTAATAGCCCGTCTTGCGGGAATTTGTTGACCTATGACGGGACGTTCAGTGGAGTGAAGGTGAGTGGCGAGGGAGTGACTGCGGCGTTGCTCAGGCGTCACGGCGTTCAGGTTTTCAGCGAACTGGAGATGGTTGAGGTGGCGGTGGCTTTGGGGGCTTTGGGCTGA